A single window of Flavobacterium sp. 140616W15 DNA harbors:
- the nudK gene encoding GDP-mannose pyrophosphatase NudK: MSNPKIKITETKLLSDNWYILNKVTFDYQKNNGVPETHTREVYDRGNGAAILLYNSKKKTVVLTRQFRMPTYLNGNDSGMMIEVCAGLLDKDNPKECIIRETEEETGYRLKNVDKVIETYMSPGSVTEILYLFTGEYDQSMKVSEGGGLDSENENIEVLEMTFDEAYNMITTGEIKDAKTILLLQHAKIKGLI; this comes from the coding sequence ATGAGCAATCCTAAAATAAAAATAACAGAAACTAAGCTTCTATCTGATAACTGGTACATATTAAACAAAGTAACTTTTGACTACCAAAAGAATAATGGAGTACCAGAAACTCACACCCGAGAAGTATACGATCGAGGAAATGGAGCTGCAATTTTACTTTATAATTCAAAAAAGAAAACAGTAGTTCTTACTAGACAGTTTCGCATGCCTACTTATCTTAACGGAAATGATTCTGGAATGATGATTGAAGTTTGTGCTGGGCTATTAGATAAAGACAACCCCAAAGAATGTATCATCAGAGAAACTGAAGAGGAAACAGGATATCGCTTAAAAAATGTAGACAAAGTAATTGAAACCTATATGTCACCTGGATCTGTAACCGAAATTTTATATTTATTTACAGGAGAATATGACCAAAGCATGAAAGTTAGTGAAGGCGGAGGACTTGATAGCGAAAATGAAAACATCGAAGTACTCGAAATGACTTTTGATGAAGCATACAATATGATTACAACAGGCGAAATAAAAGACGCTAAAACCATTTTATTATTACAACATGCCAAAATAAAAGGATTGATTTAA